The region AATTCAAGAAATATAATATAATATAAATAGTATTAAGCATCATAAAATTATTAAAAAGCCAATCGAGATATTTTGGGGGCTTAAGAATCGGTTTTGAGGGAGGTTACATCTGGAGCAAAGACTTTGCTTTCTGTGCTTTGATTTTCAAGTTGGTTTCCATGGTTATCTAAAATCACTTCTCCATCAAAATCTTCTTTGAGAGCATATTTTAAGGATATGAGCCCTATTTCTAATTGCTCTTTTTCAGGTTCCTTTGTTGTAATTTTTTGAAGCATCAAACCCGGATAGGCAAGAATTTTTCCTATTTTTGTATCGATGATTTTTGCGGTAAACCTTTGAAATTCGTAAGCTAATCCAGCAACTATAGGAAGAAGTACTATTCTAGATATTACTTTCTGTAAGGTTGAATTGAACCCTAATCCACCTGTTATAGCAAAAACAATAATCGAGGCAAACACCGTAATTATCAAGAAACTAGTACCACATCTTGGATGTAAAGTTGTGTACTTTTTAGCATATTTAACCTCTAAAGGTTCGTTGTTCTCATAGGTAAATACACTTTTATGTTCAGCTCCATGGTATTGAAAAACTTTTTTTATATCTTTCATGAAAGAAATACCCCAGATGTAGGCTACAACCATGAGTGCCCTTATGAAACCTTCAATGAAAGCAAACCAAAATTCAGATTTGATGTTGAAAGGTCTAGTTATAAATACAGGTAAAACACCGAACCCTAAGGTTGCAACTACAATAGCAATTAATATAGCAATGACCATATCTTTTGTAGTTAATTCTTCCTCATCTTCTCCCGATACATTAGCCGAATAAGACAATGCGTTCATACCAACTATCATAGAATGTAGCAATACAAAAAAACCTCTAATAATAGGTATTTTTTCCCAAATTCCCCAAGAGTTATCCTTTAATCTTTTAACCGCTATATTTCCGTCCTTCCTTTTTACTGCGACTACAGTATTTACACCTTTCATCATTACGCCTTCAATAACCGCTTGTCCACCTACAGTTTTAGGTTTTCGTTTCACTAGAATGAATCCTCCTTAAAATCTCTTCAGCAACACCCTGTTCAGTAACTACATAGTAAAATTTTATAGCCTCTTTGTCTATTCCATTATTCTTATTAAGTACTTGAGACGCCATTCTACGCAGTTTGTACCTTTTATCATTATCTAATTTACTAATATCTTTTATTATATCAAAAAGGTGCGTGTTTTTTGAACACGCTTCAATGATCTCTTTTATTACTTTCTCATTTTCATTCATTGTTAATGTTGAGAATACTCTTCTGGGGAAATATTTTCAGAAACCTTTGCCACCACTTTAAACTTAATACCTGTTCTTTTTTCCGAACCTACTTCAACCTCCACAAAACCAGGGATAACGTATATCTCTTTTCCTTTAGCCTCAATGAATCTCTTTGCAATTGCAATAGCCTTCACTGCTTGATTAACTGCTCCTGCTCCAATAGCTTGTAGCTCAACCTCGTCTGTTTTTGATAGAACCCCTGCTATAGCTCCTGCTACTTTGTTCGGTGCAGATGAATGACTGACTTTCAACACTTCCATGTCTTGGCTCCTCCTTTGTGGACAGGCTATATATAGTTATTTTATCATAAATTTAGATAATGTCAAAGTAAAAATTGAAAAAAGAATATCTAGGTGGTATAATTGAAAGGGAAACAGCCTCACGGCAAGTAAGGAAACAGCCTTACGGCAAGTAAGGAAGCAGCCTCACGGCAAGTAATGAAATTAATATTTACTGCATTGTTTTTAGGGAAAACGGTGAAAATCCGTTACGGTCGCGCCACCGTTATCGGGGACGAAACTTACAAAAGCCACTGGAAAGTTCCGGGAAGGCGTAAGAAGTAGAGTGATCCGAAAGTCGGGAGACCTGAATAATGCAGCTTTTTCTATCTCTTCGCGCCAAAGAGATAGAAAAAAATATTTAAATGGCGCTAATTTATATAAGGAGGCCATTTGGTATGAGAAAGGTGTTATTTACATTTTTTGCTATTTTGTTGTCAGTTGTTGTGATGGCAGAGTATTTAATGGTGGATGATCTTGGAAGATTAGTCACTTTTGAAGGAGAAGTGAACAGGGTTATTTCCGCCGCACCTGCTGTCTCTGATTACATCAAATATCTAGGTTTAGAGGGCAAAGTGGTAGGGGTAACAGATTGGGACACCACGATTGATACTGAAAATATTGGTAATTTAGTTCCTTTAAATCTGGAGAAAATAATTTCTTTAAATCCTGACCTTGTTTTTTTAACTGGAGGGTTTCAAGAACCTGAGATCAGTAGGTTGGAAAGATACAATATCAAATCTTTTGTGATTAATCCAGTGAATTTTAACGATATTTACAGGGATATTGTCTTAATTGGTAGTATCTTAGG is a window of Petrotoga olearia DSM 13574 DNA encoding:
- a CDS encoding stage V sporulation protein S → MEVLKVSHSSAPNKVAGAIAGVLSKTDEVELQAIGAGAVNQAVKAIAIAKRFIEAKGKEIYVIPGFVEVEVGSEKRTGIKFKVVAKVSENISPEEYSQH
- a CDS encoding DUF1385 domain-containing protein, which encodes MKRKPKTVGGQAVIEGVMMKGVNTVVAVKRKDGNIAVKRLKDNSWGIWEKIPIIRGFFVLLHSMIVGMNALSYSANVSGEDEEELTTKDMVIAILIAIVVATLGFGVLPVFITRPFNIKSEFWFAFIEGFIRALMVVAYIWGISFMKDIKKVFQYHGAEHKSVFTYENNEPLEVKYAKKYTTLHPRCGTSFLIITVFASIIVFAITGGLGFNSTLQKVISRIVLLPIVAGLAYEFQRFTAKIIDTKIGKILAYPGLMLQKITTKEPEKEQLEIGLISLKYALKEDFDGEVILDNHGNQLENQSTESKVFAPDVTSLKTDS